A part of Rhinoderma darwinii isolate aRhiDar2 chromosome 1, aRhiDar2.hap1, whole genome shotgun sequence genomic DNA contains:
- the LOC142696476 gene encoding oocyte zinc finger protein XlCOF29-like — protein sequence MDKDRNEMSRRILDFTLEIIYLLSGEEYTIVKKTSGDCTTPIIHESGGWSSSPITEPPPHSRIHEKKILELIYKMTELLTGEVTLLGMLGNSTVTALGVSA from the exons atggacaaggacaggaatgagatgagcagaagaatattagacttcaccttggagatcatctacctgttgagcggagag gagtacacaatagtgaagaagacatcgggtgactgtacgactcccatcatccatgagtcaggaggatggagcagtagtcccatcacagagcctccccctcactcccggatacatgagaagaagatcttagaactgatctacaagatgacggagctgctgactggagaggtgacactgctgggaatgctgggaaattctacagtaacagcactgggggTGTCTgcgtga